In Ascaphus truei isolate aAscTru1 chromosome 2, aAscTru1.hap1, whole genome shotgun sequence, the genomic stretch CTTGTTACTGTATACATTTCAAAAAGAGAGAAGATCTAAAAGAACTAGTAACAAATATGGAATTTACGATCAAGTCATCCGACAAAGGAGGGAATATAGTAATTCAGAAAACTATtatcaattttgggcaccaatcctaagaaaagacattatggaactagagagagtgcagagaagagccaccaaattaataaaggggatggacaatctaacttatgaggagagactagctaaattagatttatttacattagaaaagaggcgtctaagaggggatatgataactatatacaaatatattcggggacaatacaaggagctttcaaaagaactattcatcccacgggcagtacaaaggactctggaccatcccttaaggttggaggaaaggagatttcaccaacagcaaaggaaagggttctttacagtaagggcagttaaaatgtggaattcattacccatggagactgtgatggcagatacaatagatttgttaaaaaaaaggttggacatctatttagatgtgaaaggtatacagggatataccaaataagtatacatgggaaggatgttgatccagggattaatccgattgccagttcttggagtcaggaaggaatttatttttccccttatgagatatcattggatgatctgactctggggttttttgtttgccttcctctgggtcaataagTAAGTAGagttataggataaagtatctgttgtctaaatttagcatactgtaggttgaacttgatggacctatgtcttttttcaacctcatctactatgtaactatgtatattatCTAGCTGAAAACAAGAGACTGTTGGGTGACACATTCTGTAGTGTTATCATATACTTGAATGTAACAATAAGCTATAAGAAATAATTGATTACGATCCTATAGAGGGGTTTAGATAACCATCTATTAAATAGACAAGAATATGAATTCTACACCACCCTCCATGGACACCAATCGTGTCGAGCAACAATAAAATAGCCTCACTGAGCACAGTAGCATCTATGTTCATAAAGTCCTATGCAGCTTTGTAACCAGCCTTCTATCCTACTGTAGATCCATGATACAAAAGATACTCTTAACAGACTTTATGGAGTCACGGTAAATCCGGATACTTTATAGCTAGTCTAGATGTAGAGTCTTGTAGAGTCATTTTTCAATGCTCATTTGAGAGGACATCTGTGTCACCCCAAAGGCGAATTGCTGATGGGGTTCCctaagagctgctcccctctgcacagaaccagcgtgctgAGGGTTAACATCTGCTtttgcttgtactatgtggaacATCAACtgcacccactggaatgttaatgagccaggaaaacaaaggactttgaatccaCAGTTGTATTCaatcttaaccccttcagtgtacatctgtgtcgacccaaaggtggacagcctttggagcagctaaagggtgtgagccgtttgctacCGTTcactgtttggtgatgttaaagcttctctatttgaTATTAACAGTCCTACAATTGATAAAGGTATCAATTGTTAATGGTTTACTATTATCACAATTTGGGAAGATCTTGATCAGAATAACATGATTGCAAGCCTTATATCCCTGGCATTTTATCCATTTTACTGGGGAAGTAAGCCAGTTAGATGGCCTCACTCTCTGAGAGTGACAATAGACCAAATGTTCTCTCAAATTCCTTGAGCGCTTGCTGATAGTAGTGGGGGCTagtcaaaaaaaaaatcatttatggTCATCAGAGAGGAAAATAGTCCCGTATTTCATGAATATTCGCTTTATTTCCCACCATCCCTTGTAAGTGTCTGTACAGCGTGTTTGTTTGGTCGATCTTTGTTCAGATTTATCCTTGTTCTCAGAGtttgtgcctttactcactgagccactccttcagccccaTGAAGTATTACTGCCACTGTTAAATACCAGCGCTGCCACAGATAAATGAATAGCCAGACTCTAAGCCCTAGCTATAAATTGTATGTTATTGCTTTCTCATAAAGGTGGTTAACGTGGCATCATCAGATTATTTTTACAAATCTGTTAAGCAATTCTTAATGTCTGTCTTGTGTATTATACccatctggggggggggaggagggtggtaaGTTATCCAATTCAGCTCGACAACCACCTTCCTAGTACATTTAAAATGAGGTCCTGTAAATACATctcaaaacaattttttttacactGACTATAGATTTGTCACAATAGTTGCCACTGAACACTATATCTACTACTTAGATTGGCAAAGGTGGCCATCCCCACTTCTAGCATCCTCACTGATACCCAACAatctctgagaaaccccaaacccTGGGTTGTGgcagatccaatgctgatcattcttcccctaattatagaggtaaataagatttTTAACGTAGGGAGGGTTAGGATCTGCTAACGGCCATGCCTTGAAGtagcagcaggcttaagacgctttggcctaTGGGTTGAACtgaattaccctttttcaagagaatatatagatattgcacggtgtatttttgtcacattggaagtagctttgggcatctttatttgttttttgttgtatacatttagcatcCTCACTCACCTGACGTTTGAATTACTAATATAATTATATTAATAGTGATATGTCTTTGTTTAAATATTCTAAATAAACCCTAATACTCCTCATTTTCTCTGTATCTCACTTTAGTTCACAGTATTGCACCCACTCCAACATCAGTTTCTAGTATTTGCACCATTCCAAAGGGTCAATTTATGCTTGATCTTTAGTTGATCAGCTCCTTCCTTTCATCTCTTCTACATTTGTACTTTTATAAATCGGGCAAACAGATATAGATTCAGAAAAACCATGCTCATTGACGGTTTCTGAAAGGAGGCAGTGCTGACTTGATGGCAGTGCCACTGCACCGaaccccgcggttacagagaccccccACTCTTCCcaacaacaattaaactgattgccgagaAGAGCCTCTAACTCTTACCTTGTCCTTCACCATCTCTTCCTGCAcggtccctcatcatggcgccgtgacgtcaaaTGGCATCGCCATGATGACTGGACATCATGGCGTCACGTTGCTATCGTGTCACGACATCACATGTCATCCTGTTGTCCTGGCAGTGCCATATGACGTTGCGGCGTCATGATGAGGGACCCTGAGGGAGGAGATGTCGAAGGGGAAGTTAAGAGGTCTCGCATCAAATTTCTGCACCGAGCCCCTTAATATTCCCAGCCGGCTCTGAAAGGGGGGCTTCCTATCCAATTGatgaaataattattttatgtgcTTAGTACAAATAAAGTAGGTTTGAACCGCATCAAATTTCTGTTTCACatgtaaaaaattatatttatgaTCAATAATAAGATAGGTATGTAATCATTCAGACTTCATTTCTTTGGGAGGAAATTACTTTTTATGGCAGAAACAGAATACAAATACAAGGTCGTTCTGCAGATTACAACATGATACAAAAGAAAGACACATTGGTATAGAAAGCAGAAAGAATGTTACATTTTTAAAAGCTATAAAATAAGGGGGTGGTTTTTACCATTTAACTGCCAGAGGAACCCGTGCAGCAGTGTATTTATAGGCAACACAAATAATTTATGGTACCAGAAAATTGTTAACTGAGTAAACTATTGGCATGCTCTAAATTTCATGTAGAAACAGAATCGCCATAATCTATGAGCAGGAAGCAAATGTCAGTGAGCATTAATGCACATTATTATGGAAGTCCTGAATAAGTATTGCTTCTCACACAAGGCTTTTAGATCAGAGCTTTAATCAATAAATAGAATCAATTTTAGAATTTCATTCAATCTTGTATATCCAAGCTATGGAAATTGTCGTCCTATTTACTTTATCTGCCTGTCATTGTTCCACTAGTGCTGAGCTATTACCAACATTTTAATGTCATTATGGCAATGTCAATATGTATAATGCGTCTTTTCATTATATGCACAGTATATAGGAACCAATAACCAAAGTATCACACATTTTTCTGTGTATTTCAGGTTGCTTCTGGAGAGTGTAATGAAGATACAGAAGTTTACAACATCACCCTTTGTACTGGAGATGAGCTTACTTTAATGGGGCAGGCTGAAATTCTTTATGCTAAAACGTCCAAGGAGAAGTCACGTTTGAATACAATCTTTAAGAAGATTGGAAAATTGAATTCAGTCAGCAAGTTGGGCAAAGGCAAAATGCCGTGCTTGATATGCATGAATCATAGGACCAATGAGAGCATTAGCCTTCCATTTCAATGTAAAGGGAGGTTTAGTACACGCAGTCCTTTAGAGATTCAAATGCAGGACGGGGAACACACCATCCGCAACATTGTAGAGAAAACAAGATTGCCTGTCAATGTTACTGTGCCTAGCCCACCACCTCGTAACCCATATGACCTGCACTTCATACGTGAAGGACATCGATACAAATTTGTCAACATTCAGACCAAGACTGTTGTAGTGTGTTGCGTGCTACATGCCAACAAAATCACCCCCATGCATTTCCCGTTACATTTATCTGTACCAAAGTTTAGCCTTCCAGAAAATCTTGTGAAGGGGGAAATGTGGCAAGAGACTCTTGTGCAGCAGTGGTATAGTACATGTCTTGAACAGTTTGATATAGAGGAATATTCccgggctgtgagagatgtgaaaGCAGACTGGAATGAAGAATGTAAGAGTCCTAAAAAGAATTGGTGCAGTGGCCACAGCCGCATACCAAACTCCCTCAGTTATGCTCGTGATGAACTGACACAGTCTTTCCATAGGCTTTCGGTTTGTGTTTACGGAAACAACCTTCACGGAAACAGTGAGGTGAACCTGCATGGTTGCAGAGACCTCTGTGGGGACTGGGCTGTTTTTCCTCAAGATTCTCCACTATATCAGGACTCCGGTGACAGTGGAAGTGATTATCTTTTCCCTGAAACCGGCGAGGAGTCAGTAAGTCTACCTACCAAGCCAGACCTCCCTTATGAGGAGCTCTGGTTAGAACAATGTTTGGGAAAGCGAGGTGGGCAGCCCCTCACCCGTTCACAAAGTGAGAAGAATAAATGTGACTCTTTCAGAGGTTCCCTTAATTCTACATGTGGCACATCATCTCACTCTTCTCCTGGATCACTACTGACCACAAAGTCTGCAGAGATCTCCTTACCTCCACCTCCAGTGCCACCAAAATCTGAAGCTGTAAGtcctttctctgtgttgtttgaTGTAGAAagtatttgttatttttgtagATATCTCATTTGATACACTGCTATGGATAATAGGCAAAGTCAACAGTTTCCTGTGATTAGGAAACGTCTATTTATAAACCTTGCTAATTAAATAAAAGGCGTAACCTCCCTACTCAACTAGATTTTTACTAATCGGGGGATGGGGGGGTCTAGGAATgggtgaaccagtccaaatccgtttcctgaaATTTCGCGGATTGTATTTACCAAAtctgcccccccctgtcccccccagatCCCTGTGAATTGGGTACTTAAAAAGCAGAGCGGTTCCATTCAAATCCATCACTGAATATAACCCctgatggatttttaagaatccaaattCGGATTTCATATCGAATGTGAAATCTGTTGCTGGATTGTTAAAAAATGAgatctacagctcaacccccgttatagcgcgatccgttacaacgcagaTCTGCTTATAATGCgatctgtgattttttttttaaacattcaatgctttatttcttagagacacacacacacacacacacacacacacacacaaggtggGGATTGAACatgaatatattttatataatacacaggcaggaatagaacccaggacctttcatatgctagtatcAATTCTCTACCTCTACGCCACAGTAAATAAAGCAttgagtgtttaaaaaaaaatcccactaGTGTAAGGGGATGTGTgttgtcatgtgaccctcctctgcgctcgAAAGTCTACGTAAGTGCCGCGCATGTGGACGTAGCTctttgaagcagggagaggagagagctgagagctgcagagaggagagagctgcagatgccgctAAGTCCTCGCGTGGTGAAATTTTATAACCCGATCCCAGTTATGacacggtctcattctgtggaccccaaggaccctgttagaacggggttcagctgtatttagTAGTCTTAtcgagttgtgtgtgtgtatatatatctcctcAAACTTCCAAAaaaaaattagggagagatgcctgtacTGAACAAGGGACAGAGGTCCCTGCCTGGGATATATggtaatggctatgcaaagtatatttaaatgagtcccatcccacactttaTAAAATGATTTCCATATCAACTTTATGGAGTAAAGCACTAACCTAATGACTGCAATAGTGTATGACCCAATAGGACTAAAACAAGGATGTCCATATATTTCCCGGGACAAACCGTGAAATTGTTTGCAAGTGCTGATGGCTCAAGAGGCTGGTGCCCATCGCGCATGTGCATGAGCGTCTGGTAAAGTGCCGATCGCATAGCGCGCTGGAAGCGCCCATCGCGCATGCGGGATCGGCACTTTGCCAACCACTTGTGCGCATGTTCGGCCGGCCCAAAAAATGGGACATTTAAGAAAAAAGTCGGCACCCAGGACAAAGTCCAAACAAATGGGACTGTCCAGGCTAAACCAGgatatctggtcaccctaactagaACCCATAACCAATGCTTTTCTTGGCGGCTGCTCTAGCAATGAGCTAAACCGGTTAATggctagcagtgtgagctaaaccaactAATGGCTAGCAGTATACCATGGTCTACTACAAGCATATCTCCAACAGATAACTATTTTGATGATTGTTACCTTGAAAAAACGTAAAACACAAAGTAATATGTACTAAGGGCAATGAGTTTTTGAGGCCAgatgaaattaaataaaacatgttttctgacacacacaagtaaaaacaaggtaaagcacagatgcagagagaaagtaatataacaaagtgagctTGTGATTTTAGTTAGTACTTGtaatcttataaaggataaagacagtgggccatatttactaagcagtattctgccctagggcatttttgatactggaatacattacagcctattcaaataaatggactgtaaggtatCTTCCTGTGCCAGAAGctgtctcatggcagaagactgcttattagatataCAAGAGTTAGAAAAGGGAGAAAAGCCCAATCTCTCATGGTGTAGTAAACAAATTATTTAGTGGTATAAAAAGGTGATAAATGTATTTACAgcataaataataattaaaaaaaaacattgtggtATAAACCGTATGGACGTGGTCTCCAAGGCAGACGTAGCCACCTTTGTACGTATCCGTCATATAGCATCAAAATTAGTTATtatacctgtagtagctcccAACTGGTTTAATCTTgcttgtggagcacacctgagatacctgtgagatatgctaatagctagattagctagTGTGTGATCAATGAGCAACTCAAAAGTAGGATGTCACAGTGATACtatccatcagctggtttagctcacactgcttgagctgcagcctagaaaaggttgtgggttctagtcctgttgagtCTGAcgccattccagtcattaggttggtgccagcCGCTTGTTAACTTGATATAGTTGATCtggaaatccttttagaaaatgtgggatgggactcatttaaatatacgttGCATAGCCTTTAGCATATCTCCtagccaggtacctcaggtgtgctcctttttccgTACAGgcatctccctaatttatttggagggaatatatatatatatttacacacatatatatatatatatatatatatatatatatacatacacatacacacacacacacctggagaCGCTCGCTACTAAAGATcgccctccctccacccccctcaccttttcTCCCCATCGCCACCCTCTCCATCtttctcctcctctttctctcttcctacctcccccctctcttgccccctctcttgaaccctctcttgccccctccctctcttgccccctccctctcaccctctctttccctccctctctccctccctctcaccctctctttccctccctccctccatcttcaAGCCGACAACAGATTTCGGATTGCTATCTGTTtttaaagaggaaaaaaaaatcgGAAATGACGGATTGGCCTTTTAGAAACAGATCCATAGACCAAGGGAACTGGCCGTTTCGATTTCTAGCTTTAACATATAATATTTCAAGGCTATTGTACAATTTGCTGATAAAGCACTACCTGGAA encodes the following:
- the GAREM1 gene encoding GRB2-associated and regulator of MAPK protein 1 isoform X2, translated to MSLAQRLRFLCIMEVASGECNEDTEVYNITLCTGDELTLMGQAEILYAKTSKEKSRLNTIFKKIGKLNSVSKLGKGKMPCLICMNHRTNESISLPFQCKGRFSTRSPLEIQMQDGEHTIRNIVEKTRLPVNVTVPSPPPRNPYDLHFIREGHRYKFVNIQTKTVVVCCVLHANKITPMHFPLHLSVPKFSLPENLVKGEMWQETLVQQWYSTCLEQFDIEEYSRAVRDVKADWNEECKSPKKNWCSGHSRIPNSLSYARDELTQSFHRLSVCVYGNNLHGNSEVNLHGCRDLCGDWAVFPQDSPLYQDSGDSGSDYLFPETGEESVSLPTKPDLPYEELWLEQCLGKRGGQPLTRSQSEKNKCDSFRGSLNSTCGTSSHSSPGSLLTTKSAEISLPPPPVPPKSEAVREECRLLNAPPVPPRSSKPSSPTTSVPPVTGNNAQQQTRSPSPTLSYYSSGLHSIGITENEATNSSDSAQVSCYPCNWMKNESTELESKLPCGSPLSEVLPSRLSWPNRYCGGAEGINVNDLLVDQCRSYYSYPRQKTPGTPKRNCPAPFDFSGCDSLTGCMQVTPIECSDVTTCCPKSASYSLECTTERVLDDNSTKQSLSCPALPPRAPKPGEGNPVLEPLSLSMKIDGAEEELQSRSPDVSEEHYFAKKCMQDIFSISYPFSSPLHMQLAPRSCGDGSPWQPPTDLTGLSIEEVSKSLRFIGLSEDVVSFFVSEKIDGNLLVQLTEEILSEDFKLSKLQVKKILQFINGWRPKM